The Petrocella atlantisensis genome has a window encoding:
- the rsmI gene encoding 16S rRNA (cytidine(1402)-2'-O)-methyltransferase, with protein MGILYLVATPIGNLEDMSYRAIRTLKEVDYIAAEDTRHTIKLLNHYEIHKTMTSYHEHNKQQKGPDILRDLIEGKNIALVTDAGTPGISDPGEDLVILCQEAGIPVTSIPGPVALINGLILSGMDTRRFVYEGFLPVGKKERAERLQDLTNETRTMIFYEAPHRLKAFLNEVTTFFGGDREVVITRELTKKFEEVLKWTLNEAIEYYKSNDPRGEYVLIIAGCPLEQVKSKENTLYEALTLEDHLQHYLNQGMNKKDAIKAIAKDRDKPKREIYQYFID; from the coding sequence ATGGGTATATTATATTTGGTTGCAACGCCAATAGGTAACCTGGAAGACATGAGTTATAGAGCTATTAGAACCCTTAAGGAAGTGGATTATATTGCGGCGGAAGATACACGACATACTATAAAACTACTGAACCATTATGAGATTCATAAGACAATGACCAGCTATCATGAGCATAACAAGCAGCAAAAAGGTCCGGATATTCTTAGAGACCTCATTGAAGGCAAAAATATTGCTCTTGTAACGGATGCCGGAACGCCGGGTATATCGGATCCTGGTGAGGATTTGGTCATTTTATGCCAAGAAGCGGGTATACCGGTTACATCAATCCCAGGACCTGTAGCTTTGATTAATGGATTAATTTTATCGGGTATGGATACGCGACGTTTTGTATATGAAGGTTTTTTGCCGGTAGGGAAGAAAGAAAGAGCTGAGCGTTTACAAGATCTAACTAATGAGACCAGAACTATGATTTTTTATGAGGCACCACATCGACTTAAAGCCTTTTTAAACGAAGTGACAACATTTTTTGGAGGCGACCGAGAGGTTGTCATTACCCGCGAATTGACCAAGAAGTTCGAAGAAGTATTAAAATGGACACTTAATGAAGCCATAGAATATTACAAATCCAATGATCCTAGAGGTGAATATGTTTTAATTATTGCCGGGTGCCCCCTTGAGCAAGTTAAATCAAAAGAAAATACCTTATATGAAGCCTTAACTTTGGAGGATCATCTTCAACATTATTTAAATCAAGGCATGAATAAAAAAGATGCGATCAAAGCCATCGCAAAAGATAGAGATAAACCTAAAAGGGAAATTTATCAGTATTTTATAGATTAG
- a CDS encoding AbrB/MazE/SpoVT family DNA-binding domain-containing protein: protein MISTGFVRRVDSLGRITIPCELRAQINLSARDAVEIFQIDDSFLMKKYAPCDIFTGEMDELIEFEGKKISKNSILKMAQIAGFTIV, encoded by the coding sequence ATGATTTCCACAGGTTTTGTAAGAAGGGTGGACTCACTTGGGCGTATAACTATACCTTGCGAGTTACGAGCCCAAATTAATCTTTCTGCAAGAGATGCAGTTGAGATCTTCCAAATTGATGATTCATTTCTTATGAAGAAGTATGCACCTTGTGATATCTTCACAGGTGAAATGGATGAATTGATTGAATTTGAAGGAAAAAAGATTTCAAAAAATTCGATTCTTAAAATGGCACAAATTGCAGGTTTCACGATTGTTTAA
- a CDS encoding FAD:protein FMN transferase encodes MLKRLCMLISLLLFFTGCAAKDNSTSESITTYALDTVITINLYDEGSEAIFTRMTNRINEIETLMSKHIAGSEVDLINQNAGIKPVVVSQDTYKVVERALMYAKLSKGSFDPTIGPIVDLWGIGTEEARVPSRDEITQKLNYVDYEAIILDEQEGSVYLSKTDMSIDLGAIAKGFVADELVLLLRNEGISKAIINLGGNVYAYGEKDNGDEWKIAIQTPYDQRNVNFGYVEIKDKTVVTSGPYERYFEEDGKTYHHIFDANTGYPIDGETVSVTIVTQSSMDADALSTLLFTMNQKEGLDLIESIDGVECLYIDQDYEIRMSSGFEEMFTLTDHTYKIVDN; translated from the coding sequence ATGTTAAAGAGATTATGCATGCTCATAAGTCTGCTGTTATTCTTCACCGGCTGTGCAGCTAAGGATAACAGTACTTCTGAGTCTATTACAACTTACGCACTGGATACGGTCATAACGATTAACTTATATGATGAGGGATCGGAAGCTATTTTCACACGCATGACCAATCGGATTAATGAAATAGAAACATTAATGTCAAAGCACATTGCAGGTAGCGAAGTGGACCTCATAAATCAAAATGCAGGTATAAAACCGGTCGTTGTATCTCAAGACACCTACAAGGTAGTCGAAAGAGCATTGATGTATGCAAAACTCTCAAAAGGGAGTTTTGACCCTACTATAGGACCCATTGTTGATTTATGGGGTATAGGAACAGAAGAGGCAAGGGTTCCAAGTCGTGACGAGATCACACAAAAGCTAAATTACGTAGATTATGAAGCTATTATACTCGATGAGCAAGAAGGTTCCGTTTACTTAAGCAAAACAGATATGTCCATTGATTTAGGTGCTATTGCCAAAGGGTTTGTTGCTGATGAGTTGGTACTTTTATTAAGAAATGAAGGTATTAGCAAAGCGATTATTAATCTTGGTGGAAATGTATATGCTTATGGTGAAAAAGACAACGGTGACGAATGGAAAATAGCCATTCAAACACCATATGATCAAAGAAATGTTAATTTTGGATATGTAGAGATTAAAGATAAGACAGTGGTTACATCGGGACCTTATGAACGTTACTTTGAAGAAGATGGCAAGACCTACCATCATATTTTTGATGCCAACACCGGTTATCCCATTGATGGTGAAACGGTATCAGTGACCATCGTAACTCAATCATCTATGGATGCAGATGCACTTTCGACGCTCTTATTTACAATGAATCAAAAGGAAGGTCTAGATCTTATTGAATCTATTGATGGTGTGGAATGCTTATACATAGACCAAGATTATGAGATTAGGATGTCTTCCGGATTTGAAGAGATGTTTACACTAACAGATCATACCTATAAGATAGTGGACAACTAA